The genomic region tttagattttcatttacttatttaattattcttttttcaaTTGCTGCTCTGCGTGCAgcaataactcagtgctagaatagtgatctataagcgccacctgttgtcagagattgaattatcattttcatcagaatcagaaagagctttattgccaagtgtttacacacagaagaaatttcgtcaggagcttccagtacagaaattacaaacatagtgcagacacacatataattaaggaaataaaactaataataataatgaaaaattaattcagccaatctgatgtttttgttttgtgcacttgcttcatgttgcatatatttttttgtttgtttgtttgtttgctcaaggttagtttggccagtaacagagcaaaataaacatttaataaatgtaaaaaaaaaaaaaaaaaaaaaaaagaactaaataaattggcaacgagaatgggaatcggctcatttgattgtaaaataaataaaatcctgatcagtgcatccttaactggaatagttaggactacctgaaagacctgaaaaagcatggtttatttcagatttatctttgaactattgtacctatttgtgcaaagtggttattatttattacaatacaatgttaaagtcaacaatgaaaacaatcttattgattgattgattgattgtggcaagtcctgtaaaaattttgccagggcaagtaaagaaaaaattaaaccactggccgaaccggaccagtagaaaatgtctttagcattaagccctgttaatacgatcaaaatcagtgtcttagaacttgtacacagatctgtagaacacgtaggttacataatgatttgttaaaaataaaaacttaaaatatgtacttgaaaagaaaacatatttttacagCGCATTTTTAATTTTGGTCACGCATGCAGACCAggggaccacttatgtgcacccctgaataTAACACTGACGATGTGTAGCATTCAATTAAGTATTGTAGAAAAATGATCATGAATCATGATGACAATAACGCATTCAGAGTCTGACATAATACACAGAGACAGGTCTATTAGGCTTCATTTACACTACAAGACCTTATGATATATAGATCCTGTATTGGACACACATCTGATTTTTATTCTATAAAATAGTGCTCAAAAGGTGTCAGATAGTAGATGAAGGCAATCATGCTACTTTTAAGCCTGCAAAAACAATTTGAGACAAATTTGTCTCTACACTGCATAATGTTTTGTATGAACGTGATTATTCACGTGTAGTTGCACATTCATCTGGGTTGAGTGAGGAAATGGAGTGAAAGAGATGAGCCAGCCTTTTATTTGACACCAGCTGATGTCAAACATCTGTGCATCTCTTCCTCCAACACTGATAATTAATGGATGGGTGGTGCATGCCTCTCCTCTGCACCGTTATCACCACTCTGAAGTTCCGGAAAGCATCTGCTCATTAGAGACATGTGAAGTTTGTCCAAAGTGCAAAACTTGCATCATGCTCATGCTTATCCAATCATCCTGACACTGTTTTCTACTCTCATTTAAAAATACTGCATTTAGAGGATTTTAGCATAGATTTGTTCAGCTGTGAAATGATGCAAAGTTTACACAACCTCatcttttatttcatttgtgttaAAGAAAACAGAGATTTGTGTTGCAGAAGCATTGAGGTATCAGCTTTAAACCTGCAACTCAGCTCATGGTGTGAGTAAGCGCAAGGTCATCTGTTGATGCACACAACTTGCGCCTCTCTTGAAAAATACTTTGATGTTGGCCATTAGCATGTAGATGATCTCACAGCATTCTTCAGCTAGTTTGTGTGTAGGGTTTCTCCTTATAAGGGAGACTTGTAAGGAACAAGAAACCTGTAGCATGAATTCTTATAAGGGAAAACTACTAACCATTCCtaacaccgtgtctacaccgAATGCAAGTGGCgtgacaaaatactatagaaccactgatctataaaagAGATTCATTATATAAAGATCAGTCAATAGAACTCGTTatggggtgcacgataaatatcagccaataattaattaattattaaccaTTGTTAACCCTCAAccctaaccctttaatgtttaataacttttgaatcgCTAATCCGTGATTACGTCATcatattttgacaacattgattcgtcagaagaaaccaatgcattttgttcctctgagccaaacagtaACGATTGTTGATGCTTAGTCCCACCCCCTTGcacagattggttcaaactgtccCACATTTAACCAATAAACATAGGTTTTCGTCTTTTGAactaatatttaacatatttctttagaattatgaacgaacacaaagtgaaagtaaagccTGTCATGCCTGCATGaatacaaacagaaaataatacatttgcatgagaaaactctctgaaaaagcacagaaaaacacaagacagagtactttgacataaaacatatcaaaaacaaggatgaaacattggtaaatatctgataaagcactggaatttatGTCTTATGTGTCGCTAGGCGATGTCCtggtaaaatcgattctgacgCAGATCACACCCAGAGGATCAATCATTTATactatgtatattatgtatataaggTAAATAATTCTTAAATAGTTCATAAAGATAATTTGCACTATtatttctgttgcactctgaatattactcattcattttgtgtgtagtttgtgaatcaatTGCACTGTTTGTATTGTTGcagaagacaatttgtgcaatagTTTTTACTACTTGCTGCACAGTTTGTGCTTATTGTTCAAAATATATttctctgaagaaaaaaaaactgttttgtttttatgtaactatttaaaaaaaaaattctcttttacatttcttttacgtctctattattaataaatgaaataggcctgtttttcacttaaaagcgctgataacaatattgtaataaatggctataacttgcttggggaatgttatatgtaaacaatattttatttggaagtgtaaaacacccagaTACAACTTTccaaagaaaaatatccaaacttaAGGAGTTTCTGTTtcagtacacagtaaaaaacacccAATTGTTGCTTGCGTTCttcttaaaattctgtaatttcatgAATTCttagagaaaacaaaaataaaattgagactttaaattaattaaacttatattttaagttctcctgtttataatgatatatgacacttgatgctgactgctagaataggtctgaaaaacaaagaaaagtgcaggTGTGTAAGGCACcccaaaaatgttctaggtctttaagggttaactgacaagctgcgcaaattcACATTCATTATCAGCATGGgtttgtcagttaacaacggctctgtgtattaaatgctactctatgtgaaatcaccCATGTAATTTTACCGCttattagagaaccggctttactgacaagatgaggattattgattaattaattattaattagttaTTAATTTAGTTGGAAATATGTGTGTAACGGTAAATTGATCggttcttaaagtgacagcaggctATTTTCCTGCTGCGACTGTGTGcttaatattaaacaaaagacaaattcaaaatcacacactgctctttAGAGAAGgatttttgtagctttaataacaaacaaaaaagtttaatTCTAACAATGAAgactgctgttttattttaaatttgattattaatttctgtagtaGGCTATAAACTGCTTGagagttgcataaaaaaaaatctcatttgtattttttaattctatAGTACTTgtcttttgcttttttattactgatagtttaattattttctttttgtttgtttgtttgaaattccgctggtctctacaatgtagatgtgaatgctggaaccacaagcaggttctgtcttagtaaggttgagctgcaggtgatggtccttcatccagctaaAAATGTCTctcagacaggctgcaatgcgaacagctaccgtcagatcatctGGTCGGAATAAGtaaagttgagtgtcatcagcatagcaatgataagaaaagccatgcttctgaatgacagatcctaatgacgttatatagatggagaagagaagtggtccaagcactgagccttaaggaaccccagtagcaagaagcTGTAACTTAGAAACCTCACCTcaccaagacaccctgaaggaccTACCTGAGAGGTAGGACTTGAACcacaggagtgtggttccagagatgcccatcattctaagggtggacaggagaatctggtggttaactgtcaaacgcagcagacagatccagcaagatgagtactgaggaattgcaagctgctcttgccagtcgcagggcttcattAACCTGGAGCTAGgtagtctcagttgagtggctgcttctgaagccagattggttgccatacaggaggttgttctgtacaagaaacATAGAGAGTTGGTCACGACTCagtcaagtgtctttgcaatgaatggaagaagggataccggtctgtagttttcatttagagacgttttttttttttatccgagCCTGCATAAATGCTGTGGGAAATGTACCAGAGTGAAGAGAGTTgttaatgtgagtaagtgaaagTATGGCTTAAGAAGAAATAGCTTAAAGGCGGTGAGTGgggataggatcaagtggacTAGGAGTAGTATGATTGGAAAGGATAAGTTTAGAAACGTCCATCTCCGAGAGTGGcgaggaggagaagagagagggtGTGTATTAGTCTTTATGAAGTTATCATCAGTCTGCGGTCATTAGAGCTATATTGACAATAcgcttgataaaaataataataataataataataataataataaagacaaaagAAACATCAATATCAAGAGTTACAGTGAGCATCTTGTGTGGCAACAAGCTGCTTTAAATACTATAGTGCATCTCATCCTCATTTTCTGAACCAGATTTGCCATGTCTTGCTGTGAGATGTTTCCCTGCTCTTCCACCAAAGCAAAGTTCTCAAACACATCTGGGGGGACATATGGTTACATGTGATTTGCCACTGCAAGGACAATCAGCTGTCCTTCCTGTCTCCCTGTAGCACTGTCTTAGGCATTTGGACAGTGGTTTATTGCCCTGACAATGTTTGCAGTCCTCATGCCTCCCTGCAGCAGGATTATGGCATGTTCATGCAGGTGATTAGGAAACCGAGGCATCTTTCTTCAGGTGTTTTTCAGAATCACTAGAAAGTAGGgatgtgaatctttgggtagacagcgattcaatttgattcacgattcataggtttttgattcgattcaagaacgatttttgctaATTTAGAATGTTTAAATTTCCAAATGCAATAAGAGTTCACAATTAAAATTGAtttgattcgattataacgattcgattctgcattctttaagtacATTCACAAGATTATTTAAATACTTCCACTAAATTCTTTTAAaagcttagtcagggggcaaattacacagcagcctttatggttGCAGATGATAGTTAAGATGATAGATTAATGATGCTGTGGAATGACAtggcatatgtaaaaatgtatgtaagccaagattttAAAAAGGAATTATGAAGGAATTATTTTCTGATCATATAACTTTGAATTTgctgtaagaaataaaatacactgctggaaaataatgaatcatttgtaatctataatttttttttctaatgacaattttatgattgttttatatattacaaacaattttttacattttctgcacagaataaggtagaaaatatatgTTATAGTTTCTCTACTGTGATAAatgatatgtcaattagcactgcattgttcatttatatatgtgtgtgtgtgtgtgtgtgtgtgtctgcgcacatgtttttttttttttggcttaagCAATTTTCTCATCAGTTTCCTATCAGCTGCGACATAAATGgagtgttttttatattttatacaagtttaatactttcatttaaaatcttacattttatctacaaattaaattataataatgttattatacgttatcaaattaaattatttcactgaaaaatacaactacattaaataatattatgagattttttttaaatataagtgacctaatattattgtatttgctTATTGAACTGTTTATAGAACTATTAAACAGTCGTAATGGTGAAAACATTGTGTGATTTTGCCTAACTAACTGTACTTTAAATACAAAAACTTTCCGTTTTGAATTTTTACCTCAGGATGCTGAGTTTCTTAGTGTTACGTGATTTGATTTCTGCTGGAGAGGCTGCGTGAGCCTCGCATCAACAGCGCAACCTTATATACTGTCAATAGATGCATTATAGCTATATCCACTATTCGCCACTtactctaaatgtaataaaatcagaataaTACTTGCATTTTGGTGTTTACATAGTTATTTTTGGTTACTGATGTTTTAATCATGTTACTTGTCTGAcattaatgtcaagccctgtagTCTACTGTATGTGCAGGGGTTCAGCCCCGGACGGTTCCAGCCCAATTTAAACCCTGGTTACATCCTTACTAGAAAGGTCTCTTTAATGTCCTAAGTTATTGTAACTGTTCAagttaagttttttcaagttcaGTTTTATATCTGGAGCACGTTTAAGCACAGAACAAGGCCgaccaaagtgctgcacaacaaaCAGTAAAATGCAATAAAGAGAGTCAGTACACAAATTAAAACCATATAAGAGCTACACATTGCTACATATTAAAAGCCAAAGAGATCTGGAATTCAGATAgcgagatagagatagagagttcaaactctttgcaatgaAGATCTGTAAAcgtatctttaaaatacattaacctgAAAATGTGAAGTTTCATTTTTGTCAGtttcagtaattaaaaaataaaatgccaattCAAAACATTGAATTCCATGTCTTTTAATATTGTATTACCTACCTGGGGCCACCTTATGtgacttaaatggatagttcactcaagaatgaaaattctgtcattaattgttcaccctcatgttgttccaaacctgtaagaccttcgttaacacaaatttagatatttctgatgaaatccgagagctttttgaccctgcatagacaggtAGCCTAGAAAGTAGTAAGGACATAGTTATAGTAATAATTCATGTAACATCAGTGGTTCGGCTGTAttgttatgaagctacaagaatactttttgtgcccAATGTCAAGGCACATTCACAAGTGTACCACGACGCATGCTTGAAGCTGTTGTTCTGATGTAGAACCCGAATACTCTTGTGAATGCACATCaaagactgacacggaagagaataaatttttgggggtttttttttcacacaaaaaaaggatTCTCAtttgcttcataaaattatggttaaaccactgatgacacatggactattttaacaatgtccttgctaCCTTTCTGTACATTCAATCTTTCAGTTGCGTTcctgggtcagaaagctctcttaTTTCATCCAACATATCTTactttgtgttccaaagatgaacgaagaaGGTTTTTCAGGTTTGGcattacatgagggtgagtaattaatgaaggaattttcacttttgaccgaactatccctttaacttatgTGTAGGTGTGATTGTTTTAGCATGAGAAGCAATTTATGCTTTTCCAGTTTCTTTGTGTAATTCCACCATTAAGTATGTTTCTGTGTATCTATAGGGGATGGAGGACACAGAACAGCTCCAGGAGATGCTGTTGGAGAAGCAGGATAGCCAGCAGTACCAGGCTCTAACCCAGATGGACAGAGAAGCAAAGAGTCCTATTTCTGAAGATGAAGGTGTACAACTAGTCATCAAGGATGAAGATCAACCTGTTCTCCATAACACATATGAGCATGCAAATGGGAAAGTGTTACCCTCACTTCCACAAGATTGTGCACCACTCAAATCAGAGGATTGTGACGTGTTTCCTGTTGCTACGATGCCGCTGCACCAAGGTCATCCTCTCCCCAACTCTCACACACCAGAGCAATGGCAGCATGGGATGCTGGAATACAAGGTGCCTTCAGGTGCCCTTGCAAATGTTGAACAGTCTAAGCCAAAAGAGTGCCAAAACCAGGTGGGAATGGTGCTGCCCACTCTAAAGCAGAAACCCCTCATATCTCCAGAAATCCCACCCGATAGGGCTGACCCCCCTAAAAAAGAGGAAACATGCTTCAGTTTTAATCCCCTCCTCTACCCTAGGGGTAATCCTGGCATCATGTCCCCATTAGCTAAGAAGAAGATGCTGTCCCAAGTCAGTGGAACAGGACTGCATAATAATTACCCATACGGACCACCACCTCCATTAGTCAGTAGGAGGTTGTCCGGCAGTGGTACAGAAGGGTCATCTTCTGGACAGGAGAGCTCCCAGGCTCCTTCCGCTGCAGAGACCAACATGGTGATCAAACGGCCATCAGTTATCCAGCATGCCCAAGGTTTCAAGTCCAGAGGTAGTGAGGACAGGAGGTCCTCAACAGAGGGCTCTCGGAAAGAGGGGTGTAATGAGGGAGAACCAATACCCCAGCCACAGCCTACCCTGATAAGAGAGCCATACCTTATAAGGGCTGAGCCCCATTCCAGCATGGAGAAATCGGCTGAGATGCCTCGTCCTGGCCAGGCTCCCAGCTTCCTGAGTGACTTTTATTCCTCACCTCACCTTCACAATCTAAGCCGACAAACCGAGCACCACCTGAGCAAGGAGCAGATAAGCAAGTACCTTAGCAGAGACATTTACCCTCGGGACTGTGAGACCGCCCAGGGCTTTCCCCCAAGCCAGCATCCTGACAATGTGGGTTTGAATTACAGTGCCCGGCTAAGTCAGAAAGAAAAGGGACCTCCTGCAGAAAGGGTAACAGAGGAGCAACCAACTGATTTGAGTCTCCCAAAATCCTCTCCACACAAACTGCCTCTTTCAACATCCTCTCTCTGTGGCATCCCACATCCCACAATAGAGCAGGACATTAAAAACTCCTCTCTCTTTCAAGCAGGCAACAGTCAGAATTCAAGCATAGACTACAATCCTAGGGCCTGTCGTGTTCCTCCTATGACCGTGTCCACATCTAAAAAGGTAACCGAATCTCACTCAAAGGTCATGGAGAAAGCACACAACAGCAGGGGAGAAGAGACCTTGGGTTACAAGATCGATGAGATGGCTCGGCCCATTCTGAGCTCCAAAAGCAGCCCGCAGAACATCTGCACTGCACGGCCACTGAAAAGGACCCTGGAGGATTTGGAAAACGCACTGTCGGAGAAAAAGATCCGGGCTGTGACACCCTTGCACTGCTCAAAACAAAGAGATGGTCCAGGGAAACCAAGGACACCGGAAGCTGACAGTGAGTCCATGAAGCTGGCAGAACCAACTCACACTTCACAAATCAGCAGTTACTCATTGGACGGCCACAAGATCCCCTGGCACTCCCACCTGTTCCAAGGGCTGTATCCAGGGACATTTGTATCTCAGGTCCAGGACATGTGTGATAGCTTGGGGTCCCATGTTACCCCAAGTTACTCCTATCCACTGCAGTACTTAAAGAACCAGGCTGTTCTGTCACCACTCATGCCACCCTTCGCTATTCATTCCTTAATGATGCAAAGACAGTTCTTGGCTGCCAATCCTGCTCACATTTACAGGCACCAAGTGGGCACCTCATACGGGGACATTCTGCACCCTGGCCTCTACCCCATGTCAGCCTTTCACCCTCAGCCAGCTTTCAGTCCCCCTCAACTCTCTTCAGTGCACCCCAGCACTAAACTTTCCTAGGTGACGTAGTCTGATATTCCCTGGCCCGGACCCGCCCAGCCCATGCTTAACTCAGACTTGATGCTCCCCAGAAAATCCCATCAAGCATGGTCACACAATGTATCCAGCGAATAGCAGTGTTTTATAAACGCTTTAACACGGGAGCAGTTATTTCTGTTATTTACCTTCTTGCCACTCACGTTTATGATTTGCACATTTCTTTGAACAGGGGCCAACTGGGCTGATCGTGGCTTGTTCTCACCGCACTGTTTGAAAGTGTCAGTTGGCTTGTTCGAAAACATGTTGCCTTGGCACAGGTGCCCAAGTGGAGATGGGCATGATGT from Carassius carassius chromosome 40, fCarCar2.1, whole genome shotgun sequence harbors:
- the LOC132122026 gene encoding AT-rich interactive domain-containing protein 5B-like, yielding MEPNSLLWVGSPCGLHGPYIFYKAFRFHLEGKARILSLGDFFLVRCKAGEPVCIAELQLLWEERTSKQLLSSSKLYFLPEDTPQGRSVTHGEDEVIAVSEKVIVKLEDLVKWMVADVSSWDKGLRAVPLKPTVLKELGKNGQREVLQKYRESTLNSGLNFKDILKEKAELGEDVEEKKVLVLSYPQYCRYRSIIARLRERPTSFLTDHVVLALGGIASLTNNTQILYCRDTFEHPTLLDNESVCDEFAPNLKGRPRKKKLSISQRRDSQGQGGTARETNGVEGKSLVKIKGDSKSGVSKHRNPSSGSSCKKDNLKVETGEECRTDEQAFLVALYKYMKERKSPIERIPYLGFKQINLWTMFQAAQKLGGYEVITARRQWKNVYDELGGNPGSTSAATCTRRHYERLILPYERFTKGEEDKPLPAVKPRKQEGSAQEGIVKTKMPAMKRPKDEQKPLSDKDASATVPEPGMEDTEQLQEMLLEKQDSQQYQALTQMDREAKSPISEDEGVQLVIKDEDQPVLHNTYEHANGKVLPSLPQDCAPLKSEDCDVFPVATMPLHQGHPLPNSHTPEQWQHGMLEYKVPSGALANVEQSKPKECQNQVGMVLPTLKQKPLISPEIPPDRADPPKKEETCFSFNPLLYPRGNPGIMSPLAKKKMLSQVSGTGLHNNYPYGPPPPLVSRRLSGSGTEGSSSGQESSQAPSAAETNMVIKRPSVIQHAQGFKSRGSEDRRSSTEGSRKEGCNEGEPIPQPQPTLIREPYLIRAEPHSSMEKSAEMPRPGQAPSFLSDFYSSPHLHNLSRQTEHHLSKEQISKYLSRDIYPRDCETAQGFPPSQHPDNVGLNYSARLSQKEKGPPAERVTEEQPTDLSLPKSSPHKLPLSTSSLCGIPHPTIEQDIKNSSLFQAGNSQNSSIDYNPRACRVPPMTVSTSKKVTESHSKVMEKAHNSRGEETLGYKIDEMARPILSSKSSPQNICTARPLKRTLEDLENALSEKKIRAVTPLHCSKQRDGPGKPRTPEADSESMKLAEPTHTSQISSYSLDGHKIPWHSHLFQGLYPGTFVSQVQDMCDSLGSHVTPSYSYPLQYLKNQAVLSPLMPPFAIHSLMMQRQFLAANPAHIYRHQVGTSYGDILHPGLYPMSAFHPQPAFSPPQLSSVHPSTKLS